AACTATCCAGCACATCCGTCCTCACCCCCACATCCATTTGAGGCACTCCCCGGTGGCACCCCGCAATTTCCGAACGTTCATCCACCACACCTACCGTGCGCCCGGAAAAATGCAAACCGGGCAATCCATTGCTTACTTGACGCACCAGATCCCGCAGCAAAGTAGTTTTGCCGCAGCGGGGCGGCGAAAAAATCACTGTATGATAAACATTGCTTATTTTGCGGTCAATCAAGTGTTTAATCAGCCCATCGGCTGCTCCCTTGATTTCCCGGCACACGCGAATATTCAAACCGGATAGATATTTTAATGTTTTGACCTGCCCCTTCTCCAGCACGGCCCTGCCGGTGAGTCCCACCCTGTGCCCGCCGGGCAAGGTAACATAGCCATTTTTCAATTCTTCTTCCAGCGCATACATGGAGGAACCGCTGATATTGTGCAGCACTCTTTCCAGATCGGCGGCATTAACCGGATAAACGCCGGATGGCGCGAACACCGGCATACCATCCCGGCGGATAAAATAATCACTGCCTCCCACGCTCAGCATCAACGGCCTGTCCCGCCGCAGCCTGATTTCCTCCAGCTCGGCCAGATAACGTGCCGGCACCTGACCGATAATCTCCGCCAGATTGGGCGGCAGCACAGGCATTATCTGCCGCCACGCCCCGGCTGAGGATTCAGCGGAGGCCCCGGATGCGATTCGGTCCGTTCCCCCGGGAGTTTGCATTAGTTTACCTGTAACATTTTTCAAGTCTTATATCCCTCCGCCCCCGGGCATCAACACACCGTCACCGTGCATTGATTAACAGCCCGTCCTTCGCTTATTTAATAATTTATTTAGTACATTGGAAAATTATGCCCTGTAATACAACAAAAAACAGGCTGATATTGATTGGTCAATATCAGCCTGTTTTTGTTGTACTTTTTATTTAATTAATTCGTTCTCTACCGGCTGCAAATTTTTATAGCTCGTACGGCCAGGCTTGCAGGCCGCCCTCCATAAATTTAACATCTTTAAATCCCGCGCCCTTTAAGGTTCGTAAAGCCTCGTAGCTGCGGGTACCCAGTGCGCATACAAGCACAATTTCCTTATCCCGGGGTATCTCATCAATTTTTTCGCGCACATCACCCAGCACCACCAGCCTTACCCGGTCATCCTTAAGGCGGCGCATTTTAAACTGCGGCTCGGTGCGTACGTCTAATATAACCATGTCGTCGCCACGGTCCATTTTCTGCTTTAATTCTTGAACTGTGACGGTTTCCGCCAGTCCGGCCATCTTGTTGCGAATGATATTGGCCGTATGCATACTGACATCAATAGGGGTGGCAAACGGCGGCGCATAACCCATGTCAACATCAAAGAGCTGCTCCACGGTAGCCCCCATGGTGATGGCCGTAGCCGCTACATCGATACGCTTCACGGCATCGCCCTCACCGAGCGCCTGCGCGCCTAAAATTTTACCCGTATCTTCCTCGACAATCATTTTCATCAATACCATGCCGTGCTCGGGATGGTAATGGGTGCGATCAAAGCCGTGATAGACCGCCGTAACTACCCGACGGCCCAAATCGCGGGCTTGTTTTTCGCCCAGCCCGGTACGGCCGATATTAAAGCCCATGGTATGCAGCACCCCGGTGGCTAAAATGCCCCGGAAGACCTCATTGCCTCCGGTTACATTATCGCCCACCACGCGACCTTGCCGGTTGGCATAAGTGGCCAGCGGCACAAATACCTTTTTGCCGCTCACCAGGTGAGTATTTTCCACACAATCGCCAAGGGCATAAATATCCGGGTCACTGGTCTGCATATGTTCATTTACGGCAATAGCCCCGGTTGCACCAACGGCCAGCCCGGCATCTTTAGCCAGCTGTACATTGGGACGCACACCCACCGATACCACAACCAGTTCGGTTTCAATGGGACCCTGATCGGTAACTACCGCTGCAACACGACCGTCTTCGTCCCCTTCCAGTTTCAAAACTTTATGCCCCAGATAAAACTCCAGGCCCTGATCCGTTAATTTTTTAGCCAGCATTTCGGCCATATCCTTATCCAACACGTTGGGCAAAATTTGGTCCTGCAGTTCGACCACCGAGCAAAACATGCGCATTTTCATTAAAGCGTCCGCCGTTTCCAAACCGATAAAGCCGGCCCCCACGATAACAGCCTCACCGCCGTCCGCCTCACTGAGATACTCCTTGATTTGCCGGACATCGTCGGGGTGATTTAATTTGTACACACCCTTCAGGTTCAAGCCCTCGATAGGCGGCACGAAAGGCTGGGCGCCCGTTGCCAGGACCAGCTTATCGTAAGGAACAGTATATTTCTCACCCGTCTCCAGATTCTCTACATGTACTTCTTTTTTATCCCTGTCTATGGATTTGGCCTCGGTGCGGGTAATTACCCGAACACCCTTTTCACGCCAGAAATATTCTTCGTTTCTAATAATACCGTAAGTAGTTTCAAACAAATGATCGAATTTCTGCACTTCCCCGGCTAAATAAAAAGGCATACCACATCCCGCATAGGAAATCAGTTTGTCCTTTTCAATAATGGTAATTTCCGCATCAGGGGCTACCCGACGAGCCCTGGCGGCTGTTTTAGGCCCCGCGGCCACGCCGCCGATAATTACTATTTTCTGAGCACTCATTATTTATCCACCTGCCTGTTAAATTTTAATCGGGGTGCTAAACAACCCCGGCCCGGTTGGTTTAATTTTAAATACTTTATCATTAAAAACCTGGACTTATTGTAATTGGGAGGGGCGGGTAAAGTCAAGAACCGGTTAAGCCTGTAACATCCACTAAATGAATCGGTGTCAGCGGAAAAACCATTTATTTACCCGTTAATCCCTATATCTAAATGTTTTTATATAGGGATGTGCCTTAACGTAAAAATAGCTGCCTTTGCCAAAGCAAAAGCAGCTATGCATCATCCACACACCGGAAAAGCTTACATTATTTTGATTTATATATCTTCTTCGATCACCCTGCTCCGGCTATGCAACATCTCCGGTTCATCCGCAGCTTCAAAATCATCGTCGTTTACGAAAACCACCTCATCGCAATTGGGACAGGTAACTTCAACAATATCATCATCCTCAATAATGCCGGGATCAAACAGCACCGTTTCCCCGCAGCGCGGGCAGTCCACCTCCATGTATTCTTCCAGGTCCTCCCCGTCATGCATATCATTTTCCAGAGTATATAAATCTTCATCCAAGGTCTCCACATAATCCTCCAGTTGTTCCTGGGATTCCTCCAACTCGGAAAATGACTCGGCAAATTCGTCCAACACATCGATAATGCCGCCCAGCAGCTTGCCCTCTTTACTGTCGGCCTCCACATTCATACCGTTGGCCAGTCCCTGCAGGTAAGCCACTTTTGATTTAAGATCGGACACAAAAAAACCCCCTTTTTTGTTACATAACAAAATTAGTATCTCTCGTTGCGGGGGTTTTTAAACATTTATTTCCTTATTAAGGTAAAAGACTTTTACTTATCATTATCTCACCCGACTGTTTACCGAAAAATTAAGCTCTTTTGATATAGTGTCCGGTGCGGGTGTCTATCTGCAGCACATCGCCCGTATTAATAAAAAACGGTACCTGCACTACATAACCTGTTTCCAAAGTGGCCGGCTTAGAGCCGCCGGAAGCGGTATCACCCTTAATACCCGGCGCCGTTTCCACCACTTCCAGCTCCACAACATTAGGCAAGTCCACACCGATGGAGCGTCCCTGGAACGTCATAATGATAATAGTCATGTTTTCCTTTAGAAATTTAATAGCATCGCCCAGTTGTTCGGTATTCATACTGAACTGATCGAAACTTTCCATATCCATAAAATGATACTCAGCGCCGTCACTATATAGATATTGCGCTTCCCGGCGCTCTATCCTCGCCTTGGGCATTTTTTCACCGGCATTAAACGTCTTGTCCACTACGGCGCCGGTGCGCAGGTTTCTCAGCTTGGAACGTACAAAAGCCGCCCCTTTGCCCGGCTTTACATGTTGAAATTCTACCACCTGGTAGACATCGCCTTCCATTTCTATGGTCAGACCGGTACGAAAATCATTAGTTGAAACCAACCACTCCGCCTCCTCGAAATATCCTGTTTTTATTATTTTAACCCCCGGCAAATCAGCCCTTACCGCACCGCAAGCCGAGTAATTTACGTGTATTACGTGTAGGAAATTGTTCCTTTTACATCACTTTCTCACCTGTATTAAAGCTCAATAAGATAATCTTTGGGTGATTTGGTTAGCAATCGACAGCCGTCTTTTTCCACTACCAGGCTGTCCTCAATGCGCACGCCCCCGGTGCCGGGCAGGTAAATACCCGGTTCGACGGTGATCACCATGCCTTCCCGCAGAATTGTATCATCCCTGGAGGAAATTCGCGGCCCTTCATGCACCGCCAGACCCACACCGTGCCCGGTGCTGTGGCCGAAATATTCGCCATACCCATGGGAAGTAAT
This genomic interval from Desulfoscipio sp. XC116 contains the following:
- the spoIIIAA gene encoding stage III sporulation protein AA; the encoded protein is MPVLPPNLAEIIGQVPARYLAELEEIRLRRDRPLMLSVGGSDYFIRRDGMPVFAPSGVYPVNAADLERVLHNISGSSMYALEEELKNGYVTLPGGHRVGLTGRAVLEKGQVKTLKYLSGLNIRVCREIKGAADGLIKHLIDRKISNVYHTVIFSPPRCGKTTLLRDLVRQVSNGLPGLHFSGRTVGVVDERSEIAGCHRGVPQMDVGVRTDVLDSCPKAQGMMILLRAMSPDVIVTDEIGRMEDIHALEEVFNAGVRVIVTIHGSSLRELANRPALQYLLQLNVIERFVLLGRSRGVGTVEKIFSGADLHGMGVKMCLS
- a CDS encoding FAD-dependent oxidoreductase yields the protein MSAQKIVIIGGVAAGPKTAARARRVAPDAEITIIEKDKLISYAGCGMPFYLAGEVQKFDHLFETTYGIIRNEEYFWREKGVRVITRTEAKSIDRDKKEVHVENLETGEKYTVPYDKLVLATGAQPFVPPIEGLNLKGVYKLNHPDDVRQIKEYLSEADGGEAVIVGAGFIGLETADALMKMRMFCSVVELQDQILPNVLDKDMAEMLAKKLTDQGLEFYLGHKVLKLEGDEDGRVAAVVTDQGPIETELVVVSVGVRPNVQLAKDAGLAVGATGAIAVNEHMQTSDPDIYALGDCVENTHLVSGKKVFVPLATYANRQGRVVGDNVTGGNEVFRGILATGVLHTMGFNIGRTGLGEKQARDLGRRVVTAVYHGFDRTHYHPEHGMVLMKMIVEEDTGKILGAQALGEGDAVKRIDVAATAITMGATVEQLFDVDMGYAPPFATPIDVSMHTANIIRNKMAGLAETVTVQELKQKMDRGDDMVILDVRTEPQFKMRRLKDDRVRLVVLGDVREKIDEIPRDKEIVLVCALGTRSYEALRTLKGAGFKDVKFMEGGLQAWPYEL
- a CDS encoding CD1247 N-terminal domain-containing protein codes for the protein MSDLKSKVAYLQGLANGMNVEADSKEGKLLGGIIDVLDEFAESFSELEESQEQLEDYVETLDEDLYTLENDMHDGEDLEEYMEVDCPRCGETVLFDPGIIEDDDIVEVTCPNCDEVVFVNDDDFEAADEPEMLHSRSRVIEEDI
- the efp gene encoding elongation factor P produces the protein MVSTNDFRTGLTIEMEGDVYQVVEFQHVKPGKGAAFVRSKLRNLRTGAVVDKTFNAGEKMPKARIERREAQYLYSDGAEYHFMDMESFDQFSMNTEQLGDAIKFLKENMTIIIMTFQGRSIGVDLPNVVELEVVETAPGIKGDTASGGSKPATLETGYVVQVPFFINTGDVLQIDTRTGHYIKRA